From Shewanella yunxiaonensis, the proteins below share one genomic window:
- a CDS encoding response regulator transcription factor, whose amino-acid sequence MKLLLVEDNDLLVTELLKQLKLAGYVTDVAAKALDADYLIKESPYDCVILDIGLPDGNGLELLQRWRQRGITTPVIMLTARSQWHEKVEGFNAGADDYLGKPFHTQELLARLQAVIHRTHGHATTPSKQLSFGGVVLDETEQTVTVNDHCFELTAMEFRLLRIFLMSPKKLLSKAQLSDKLYQFDDEKESNVVEVYVTHLRKKLGKNAIETRRGQGYIFHGSQQS is encoded by the coding sequence ATGAAACTGCTCCTCGTTGAAGACAATGATCTGTTGGTAACAGAGCTGCTGAAACAGCTGAAATTGGCTGGCTATGTCACCGATGTTGCTGCCAAGGCGCTGGATGCCGATTATCTGATCAAAGAAAGTCCTTATGACTGTGTCATTCTCGACATTGGATTGCCCGACGGCAATGGTTTGGAACTGCTGCAACGCTGGCGCCAACGCGGCATCACCACCCCGGTGATTATGCTCACCGCCCGTAGCCAGTGGCATGAAAAGGTTGAAGGTTTTAATGCGGGTGCCGACGATTATCTTGGCAAACCCTTCCATACCCAAGAGTTGTTAGCGCGGTTGCAAGCCGTGATTCACCGGACACATGGGCATGCGACCACGCCGAGCAAGCAGTTAAGTTTTGGCGGTGTAGTCCTTGATGAGACTGAACAGACGGTAACGGTTAACGATCACTGTTTTGAATTAACTGCCATGGAATTTCGCTTGCTGCGGATCTTTTTAATGTCACCCAAAAAGCTGCTCTCAAAAGCACAATTGAGTGACAAGCTGTATCAATTTGACGATGAGAAAGAGAGTAACGTCGTCGAAGTTTATGTGACGCATCTGCGTAAAAAACTTGGAAA